The Rhododendron vialii isolate Sample 1 chromosome 8a, ASM3025357v1 genome has a window encoding:
- the LOC131335986 gene encoding ABC transporter G family member 11, translating to MKEQTIMMTRHSNSSSGGNNQVVMDIDESAAAREGGREGGGAGVVVGGLSPLSETLWKDTINNSYSHGGLTIGDVSARLTWKDLTVMVTLSNGETQNVLQDLTGYAEPGSFTALMGPSGSGKSTLLDALSSRLAANAFLSGTILLNGRKTKLSFGTVAYVTQDDNLIGTLTVRETIWYSAQLRLPDKLSRSDKRALVESTIMEMGLQDCADTVIGNWHLRGISGGEKRRVSIALEILMRPRLLFLDEPTSGLDSASAFFVTQTLRGLSRDGRTVIASIHQPSSDVFELFDRLYLLSGGKTVYFGQASEAYEFFAQAGFPCPPLRNPSDHFLRCINSDFDKVKVTLKGSMKLRFELSDDPLEKITTAEAIRTLTDFYRTSQYCYSAKEKVNEISKVKGTVLDSGGSQASFLMQAFTLTKRSFINMSRDFGYYWLRLVIYVVVTICIGTIYLDVGTSYTSILARGACASFVFGFVTFMSIGGFPSFVEDMKVFQRERLNGHYGVTAFVISNTISAMPFLIMITFISGTICYFMVRLHPGFEHYLFFVLCLYASVTVVESLMMAIASIVPNFLMGIIIGAGIQGIFMLVSGYFRLPNDIPKPVWRYPMSYISFHFWALQGQYQNDLKGLFFDNEPPSIIKIPGEYILENVFQIDVNRSKWIDLSVIFCMIVIYRIIFFIVIKISEDVTPWIRGCIARRRMQQKHISGNQTTTVAVAPYSITHSPSLRTYVDDHSSDHRTSKSRLRS from the exons ATGAAAGAGCAAACGATAATGATGACGAGGCACTCGAACTCGAGCTCGGGAGGAAATAATCAGGTGGTGATGGATATAGACGAATCAGCAGCAGCAAGAGAAGGAGgaagagaaggaggaggagcagGGGTGGTTGTAGGTGGTCTGAGTCCTCTGAGTGAAACCTTGTGGAAGGACACTATCAATAATAGTTATAGTCATGGTGGATTGACGATAGGAGATGTATCTGCTAGGCTTACATGGAAGGATCTAACGGTGATGGTGACACTAAGCAATGGAGAAACACAAAATGTTTTGCAAGATCTAACTGGTTATGCAGAGCCTGGTTCTTTCACAGCACTCATGGGTCCCTCTGGCTCCGGTAAATCTACGCTTCTTGATGCTCTCTCCAGTCGCCTCGCTGCCAATGCCTTCCTCTCCGGTACTATTCTCCTCAATGGCCGTAAAACCAAGCTCTCCTTCGGCACTGTT GCATACGTGACACAAGATGACAACTTGATCGGTACCCTAACTGTTCGGGAAACAATATGGTATTCGGCTCAACTACGTCTCCCCGACAAACTTTCGAGGTCAGACAAGCGGGCATTGGTTGAGAGTACCATAATGGAAATGGGTCTTCAGGATTGTGCTGATACTGTCATTGGGAATTGGCATTTGCGTGGCATCAGCGGTGGAGAAAAGAGGAGGGTCAGCATCGCCCTTGAAATCCTCATGCGGCCCAGACTCCTCTTCCTAGATGAGCCTACTTCCGGACTTGATAG TGCGTCAGCATTCTTTGTAACTCAGACCTTGCGTGGTCTCTCTAGAGACGGGAGGACTGTCATAGCTTCCATCCATCAGCCAAGCAGTGATGTTTTTGAGCTTTTTGATCGCCTCTACTTGCTCTCTGGTGGCAAGACTGTTTACTTTGGTCAGGCTTCTGAAGCTTACGAG TTCTTTGCACAAGCTGGCTTTCCCTGCCCTCCTTTGAGGAACCCATCTGATCATTTTCTTAGGTGCATCAATTCTGACTTCGACAAAGTTAAGGTTACACTGAAAGGATCTATGAAACTGCGG TTTGAGTTGAGTGATGATCCTCTGGAGAAGATAACAACGGCTGAAGCAATTCGAACTCTTACTGACTTTTATCGTACTTCTCAGTACTGTTACTCAGCAAAGGAGAAAGTCAATGAGATATCTAAAGTC AAGGGAACTGTGCTTGATTCAGGAGGCAGTCAAGCTAGTTTCTTGATGCAAGCCTTTACTTTAACAAAGCGTTCGTTCATCAACATGTCAAGGGACTTCGGGTATTACTGGCTGAGGCTTGTAATCTACGTTGTGGTCACTATCTGCATCGGAACCATCTATTTGGATGTGGGGACAAGCTATACTTCTATCTTG GCTAGAGGTGCTTGTGCTTCCTTCGTCTTTGGTTTTGTCACTTTCATGTCTATTGGTGGGTTCCCTTCCTTTGTAGAAGACATGAAG gtatttcaaagagagagattgaatgGCCACTATGGTGTTACTGCGTTTGTGATAAGTAACACGATATCTGCAATGCCATTTCTTATCATGATCACGTTCATCTCCGGAACTATTTGCTACTTCATGGTCCGTCTCCACCCGGGCTTTGAACACTATCTCTTCTTTGTATTGTGCCTTTATGCAAGTGTAACTGTTGTTGAAAGCTTGATGATGGCCATCGCTAGCATCGTCCCCAACTTCCTCATGGGTATCATAATAGGTGCTGGAATACAG GGAATATTCATGTTAGTCTCTGGGTACTTCAGACTTCCAAATGACATACCAAAGCCTGTGTGGCGTTACCCAATGTCGTACATCAGTTTCCACTTCTGGGCTTTACAG GGGCAATACCAGAATGACCTCAAGGGGTTGTTTTTTGACAACGAACCTCCAAGTATTATAAAAATCCCGGGCGAATACATACTGGAGAATGTGTTCCAGATTGATGTAAACAGATCAAAGTGGATTGATCTGAGTGTAATCTTCTGCATGATAGTCATCTACAGGATCATTTTCTTCATCGTGATCAAAATTAGTGAGGATGTTACCCCTTGGATCAGAGGTTGCATAGCCAGGAGAAGAATGCAACAGAAGCACATAAGTGGAAATCAGACCACTACAGTTGCAGTTGCTCCCTATAGTATCACCCATTCTCCTTCCTTGAGGACCTACGTCGACGACCATAGTTCCGATCATCGGACTTCTAAAAGTCGTCTTAGGAGCTAG